The following coding sequences lie in one Arachis ipaensis cultivar K30076 chromosome B03, Araip1.1, whole genome shotgun sequence genomic window:
- the LOC107631056 gene encoding anthocyanidin 3-O-glucosyltransferase 7-like, protein MMTNSRGDENKHVAVFAFPFGSHLEPLLNLVIKLAHAAPNCSFSFIGTHKSNEILFSNPNNNIPDNIKAYSISDGIPEGHILGSHPVEKIDLFLKTGPHNLQQGIDLAVADTKQRVTCIISNAFVPDSLIVAQNLHVPWIPVWLAMSCTLSSHFYTHAIRDHCANATVGETISLGNFLPGLSMVRVEDLPQDVIDGGENETLFSKTLASLGSMLPQAKAVIMNFFEELDPPLFVQDMRSKLQSLLYLAPLLASSPSSAEEDATGCLSWLDKQGARSVVYVSFGTVVAPPPHELMAVAEALEESGFPFLWSLKDNVKSVLPNGFIERTSMRGKIVPWVPQTEVLAHSSVGVFVTHCGCNSVIQSICNGVPMICRPFFGDQGITGRMVQDAWEIGVLVEGRVITKNRLVKSMNLILVDKEGNKIRENAIKVKKIVEVAAKPDGKAAQDFNTLVEIIST, encoded by the coding sequence ATGATGACAAACTCAAGAGGTGATGAAAACAAACATGTAGCGGTCTTTGCTTTCCCCTTTGGCAGCCACCTTGAGCCTCTCTTAAACCTTGTTATCAAGCTAGCTCATGCAGCCCCAAACTGTTCATTCTCATTCATTGGCACTCATAAATCCAATGAAATTCTTTTCTCAAACCCCAACAACAATATCCCGGATAACATAAAGGCCTATAGCATCAGTGATGGAATCCCAGAGGGTCACATTCTGGGCTCCCACCCAGTTGAAAAGATTGATCTTTTTCTCAAAACTGGCCCACACAACTTGCAACAGGGCATAGACTTGGCAGTTGCTGACACAAAGCAGAGAGTCACTTGCATCATTTCTAATGCTTTTGTCCCTGATTCTCTCATTGTTGCACAGAACCTTCATGTTCCTTGGATTCCCGTTTGGCTTGCCATGTCATGCACACTCTCATCTCATTTTTACACTCACGCCATAAGGGACCACTGTGCCAATGCCACTGTCGGAGAAACAATCTCCTTGGGGAATTTTCTACCTGGTTTGTCGATGGTCCGCGTTGAAGATTTGCCACAGGATGTTATCGATGGTGGTGAGAATGAGACGCTGTTTTCGAAAACATTAGCTTCACTTGGTAGCATGCTGCCTCAAGCTAAGGCAGTGATCATGAACTTCTTTGAGGAATTAGACCCACCATTGTTTGTTCAAGACATGAGATCCAAGCTGCAGTCTTTGCTCTACCTTGCACCTTTGTTggcatcatcaccatcatcagcTGAAGAAGACGCAACTGGGTGCTTGTCATGGTTGGATAAACAAGGTGCTAGATCAGTGGTGTATGTTTCCTTTGGGACAGTGGTGGCACCACCACCTCATGAGTTGATGGCGGTGGCGGAGGCATTGGAGGAAAGTGGCTTTCCATTTCTATGGTCGCTGAAGGACAATGTCAAGAGTGTCTTGCCAAATGGGTTTATTGAGAGGACAAGCATGCGGGGGAAAATAGTGCCTTGGGTTCCTCAAACTGAAGTCTTGGCACACAGTTCCGTGGGAGTGTTTGTGACTCACTGTGGTTGTAACTCTGTGATTCAGAGCATTTGCAATGGTGTTCCTATGATATGCAGACCATTCTTTGGAGATCAAGGAATAACTGGTAGAATGGTGCAGGATGCTTGGGAGATTGGGGTCCTGGTCGAAGGTAGGGTGATCACCAAGAATAGGTTGGTTAAAAGCATGAATCTGATTCTGGTGGATAAAGAAGGCAACAAGATTAGGGAGAATGCAATTAAGGTGAAGAAGATTGTGGAAGTTGCAGCTAAGCCAGATGGGAAAGCAGCTCAGGATTTCAACACTTTGGTGGAAATAATTTCTACTTAA
- the LOC107631055 gene encoding methylmalonate-semialdehyde dehydrogenase [acylating], mitochondrial, whose protein sequence is MLRLSIQRVKKLNILRPQIFALGSSYMSTVAQPSASKRNPQRVPNLIGGSFVDSKSSSFIDVINPATQEVVSKLPLTTNEEFKAAVSAAKKAFPSWRNTPITTRQRVMLKLQELIRRDMDKLALSVTTEQGKTLKDAQGDVFRGLEVVEHACGMATLQMGEYVSNVAHGIDTYSIREPLGVCAGICPFNFPAMIPLWMFPIAVTCGNTYVLKPSEKDPGASIMLAELALEAGLPEGVLNIVHGTHDIVNAICDDDDIKAISFVGSNVAGMHIYSRAAAKGKRVQSNMGAKNHAIVLPDANVDATLNALVAAGFGAAGQRCMALSTVIFVGGSKPWETKLVERAKALKVNAGTEHDTDLGPVISKQAKERIHRLVQSGVDSGARLLLDGRNIVVPGYESGNFVGPTLLSDVNANMECYQEEIFGPVLLAMEAERLDDAINIVNQNKYGNGASIFTTSGVAARKFQTEIEAGQVGINVPIPVPLPFFSFTGNKASFAGDLNFYGKAGVNFYTQIKTITQQWKDSAAGGGKVNLAMPTSQKS, encoded by the exons ATGTTGCGGCTTTCTATTCAACGAG TGAAGAAGTTGAACATTTTGAGGCCTCAGATCTTTGCTTTGGGAAGTTCATATATGTCAACGGTTGCTCAGCCATCTGCCAGTAAGCGCAATCCCCAG AGGGTTCCAAATCTTATTGGAGGCAGTTTTGTTGACTCCAAATCATCATCTTTCATTGATGTCATAAACCCA GCAACCCAAGAAGTTGTTTCAAAACTTCCTTTGACTACAAATGAAGAGTTTAAAGCTGCTGTATCTGCAGCAAAGAAAGCATTTCCATCATGGCGTAACACTCCTATTACAACACGCCAGCGTGTGATGCTGAAACTTCAGGAGCTTATTCGTAGAGATATG GATAAACTTGCACTGAGTGTGACCACTGAACAAGGAAAGACATTAAAGGATGCACAAGGAGATGTATTTCGTGGTTTAG AGGTTGTGGAACATGCTTGTGGGATGGCAACTCTACAAATGGGGGAATATGTTTCAAATGTCGCACATGGAATTGATACTTACAGCATTAGAGAACCACTTGGTGTCTGTGCTGGTATTTGTCCTTTCAACTTCCCTGCAATGATTCCCTTGTGG ATGTTCCCAATTGCTGTTACATGTGGTAATACCTATGTTCTAAAGCCATCAGAGAAAGATCCAG GTGCTTCTATAATGCTAGCTGAATTGGCATTGGAGGCTGGTTTGCCGGAAGGTGTCCTAAATATAGTCCATGGAACGCAT GATATTGTGAATGCTATTTGTGATGATGATGACATCAAAGCCATATCCTTTGTTGGTTCAAATGTT GCTGGAATGCACATATATTCAAGAGCAGCAGCTAAAGGGAAACGTGTTCAA TCTAATATGGGGGCCAAGAATCATGCCATTGTCTTGCCAGATGCAAATGTTGATGCTACTTTAAATGCTTTAGTTGCTGCTGGTTTTGGTGCTGCTGGACAAAGGTGCATGGCTCTCAGTACAGTTATTTTTGTTGGAGGCTCAAAACCTTG GGAAACTAAACTTGTTGAGCGTGCCAAAGCCCTTAAAGTAAATGCTGGAACTGAGCATGATACTGACCTTGGTCCAGTCATCAGCAAACAG GCAAAGGAGCGGATACACAGATTAGTTCAATCTGGGGTTGACAGTGGTGCCAGACTACTGCTTGATGGAAGAAATATAGTG GTACCTGGATATGAGTCTGGAAATTTTGTTGGCCCAACCCTCCTATCGGATGTTAATGCCAACATGGAGTGCTACCAG GAGGAAATTTTTGGCCCAGTTCTTCTTGCGATGGAG GCTGAGCGCTTGGATGACGCCATAAACATTGTCAACCAAAACAA GTATGGTAATGGTGCTTCAATATTTACTACCTCGGGTGTTGCTGCAAGGAAATTTCAGACTGAGATTGAGGCTGGACAG GTTGGCATCAATGTCCCTATTCCAGTTCCTTTGCCCTTTTTCTCATTTACTGGCAACAAGGCATCATTTGCAGGGGATCTCAATTTCTATG GCAAGGCAGGAGTTAACTTCTATACACAGATCAAAACAATAACTCAGCAATGGAAGGATTCTGCAGCTGGTGGTGGCAAGGTTAACTTGGCAATGCCTACCTCTCAAAAATCTTGA
- the LOC107631054 gene encoding eukaryotic translation initiation factor 3 subunit A-like, translating into MTFAPAFSFLTELGCGYVLLSCFSRLLNLLGMFLMLTFCIKFLRFAWHAKNHFRFFCDSGGIPRYRIILDYDTLPEPPKSKVAEIDPAKSPSITGLSPSKRGSRGNAYSEEASDTESLIVDEDDVFDVISLRRLVKMERRKANVAWSDLEKERTAAASSAEEAMAMILRLQNEKSSAEIESNQFRRMADERQGYEQELIEELQWTINQHEIQKNILEDQMGVYKEELKLYITEEELRELERQLEVEFGFDNDDVGPPHDIYEHEAEGDADDENSGNFNGDENSGDVDVDENSDRGSVIIADDDDDGDYDGGSVVADDDDGGSVVADDDDGGSVVAADDDDGGSVVAGNDDGGSVVADNDDGGSVTADDDHGGSAAADDDHGGSVIADDDDGGSAAADDDDDGGSVTADDDHRGSVTADDDDGGSVGSGDDDPEPEDRSDHAVVSSPKTQSREL; encoded by the coding sequence ATGACTTTCGCTCCCGCCTTCAGCTTTCTCACCGAACTCGGATGCGGCTACGTCCTCCTCTCCTGCTTCTCGCGCCTCCTCAACCTCCTCGGCATGTTCCTCATGCTCACCTTCTGCATTAAGTTTCTCCGCTTCGCTTGGCACGCGAAGAACCACTTTCGCTTCTTCTGCGATTCCGGTGGCATCCCCAGATACCGTATCATCCTCGATTACGACACTCTTCCAGAACCTCCCAAGTCCAAGGTCGCCGAAATTGACCCTGCCAAATCCCCTTCCATCACCGGCCTTTCTCCCTCCAAGAGAGGCAGTCGAGGCAACGCCTATTCCGAAGAGGCATCGGACACCGAGAGCTTGATTGTTGATGAGGACGACGTGTTCGACGTAATCTCTCTCAGGAGATTGGTCAAGATGGAGCGCCGCAAGGCCAATGTCGCCTGGTCCGACCTCGAGAAGGAGCGCACTGCGGCTGCCTCCTCCGCCGAGGAGGCCATGGCCATGATCCTCCGCCTCCAGAACGAGAAGAGCTCTGCCGAGATCGAATCCAACCAGTTCCGGAGAATGGCGGATGAGAGGCAGGGGTACGAACAGGAATTGATTGAGGAGCTGCAGTGGACCATCAACCAGCATGAGATTCAGAAGAACATTCTCGAAGATCAGATGGGAGTTTACAAGGAGGAGCTGAAGCTATACATCACCGAAGAGGAGCTAAGGGAGCTTGAGCGGCAGCTTGAGGTTGAGTTTGGTTTCGATAATGATGATGTTGGACCACCCCATGACATATACGAGCATGAAGCTGAAGGTGATGCTGATGATGAAAACTCCGGCAATTTTAATGGTGATGAAAACAGCggtgatgttgatgttgatgagaATAGTGACCGCGGTAGTGTTATTATtgcagatgatgatgatgatggtgactaTGATGGTGGTAGTGTCGTTGCAGATGATGACGATGGTGGCAGTGTTGTTGCAGATGATGACGATGGTGGTAGTGTTGTTGCTGCAGATGATGACGATGGTGGCAGTGTTGTTGCAGGTAATGACGATGGTGGCAGTGTTGTTGCAGATAATGACGATGGTGGTAGTGTTACTGCAGATGATGACCATGGTGGTAGTGCTGCTGCAGATGATGACCATGGTGGTAGTGTTATAGCAGATGATGACGATGGTGGTAGTGCTGCtgcagatgatgatgatgatggtggtagTGTTACTGCAGATGATGACCATCGTGGTAGTGTTACTGCAGATGATGACGATGGTGGTAGTGTTGGCTCAGGTGATGACGACCCAGAACCAGAGGATCGTTCGGATCATGCAGTAGTTAGCTCTCCTAAAACCCAATCACGGGAATTGTAA
- the LOC107633642 gene encoding uncharacterized protein LOC107633642 translates to MAPKGMNKKQQNSGGKESNNSTPWPDLPKHIFNIVEVKFPNLENNIHFGGVTKSWRTAPRNCNPESTLPWLHLSNHHRENIEKYRQHVARRDCISTSYSHFVWGCWCRLFFKPKRYPWKNYVGCSNGILVAESEPLFIYNLWNPIHREWYHLPFWDARVPIILSVLSSSPEDRKCTVMVLTGISHPAFAFYKLDRGSGAWNTQEPQWTKQDCTVTEPHSKGRSGTIMQFTNAIGFKGKFYALSLQGTLAILEEVDSVFKITSLSATRAIPSVSSNHFREYLLESDGDILLVYLVSRKSSVHTVDHVEVYKLSLARLYWLKLESLGERTLFVGSNCSMSVLASEVGCRKNCIYFRAFRADEWCVYDMESETISLGYSKLWMEPIGEE, encoded by the coding sequence ATGGCTCCTAAGGGGATGAATAAGAAGCAACAAAATTCAGGTGGCAAAGAATCCAACAATTCCACACCATGGCCAGATCTTCCAAAACATATTTTCAACATAGTAGAAGTAAAGTTCCCAAATCTAGAGAATAACATCCATTTTGGGGGTGTAACTAAGTCATGGAGAACAGCACCAAGAAACTGTAATCCAGAATCCACACTCCCCTGGCTCCACCTCTCTAATCACCACAGAGAAAACATTGAGAAGTACCGTCAGCATGTTGCTCGCCGCGACTGCATCAGTACTTCATATTCACATTTTGTCTGGGGGTGTTGGTGTAGGCTCTTCTTTAAACCCAAAAGGTATCCATGGAAAAATTATGTAGGGTGTTCCAATGGCATCTTGGTGGCTGAGTCAGAACCGCTTTTTATATACAATCTGTGGAATCCTATACATAGAGAGTGGTATCATCTACCATTCTGGGATGCTAGGGTACCAATAATACTTTCTGTGCTTTCTTCATCGCCAGAAGATCGAAAGTGTACGGTTATGGTGCTAACTGGAATCAGTCACCCAGCTTTTGCATTCTACAAATTAGACAGAGGATCTGGTGCTTGGAATACACAGGAGCCTCAATGGACTAAACAAGATTGCACCGTTACTGAGCCACATTCAAAAGGAAGGTCAGGGACTATTATGCAATTCACTAATGCCATTGGATTTAAAGGTAAGTTTTATGCTCTGAGTTTGCAGGGTACTCTTGCAATTTTAGAGGaggttgattctgtttttaaaatAACTAGTTTGAGTGCAACAAGGGCAATTCCTTCTGTTTCCTCAAACCATTTCAGAGAGTATCTACTTGAATCTGATGGAGACATCTTGCTTGTGTATCTTGTATCAAGAAAATCTTCAGTGCATACTGTGGATCATGTTGAGGTTTATAAACTCAGTTTGGCTAGACTCTATTGGTTGAAGTTGGAGAGCCTTGGGGAAAGAACACTGTTTGTAGGGAGTAATTGTAGCATGTCTGTGTTGGCAAGTGAAGTAGGATGCAGGAAGAACTGCATCTATTTTAGGGCCTTTAGAGCTGATGAATGGTGTGTATATGACATGGAATCAGAAACCATATCCCTTGGATATTCTAAACTTTGGATGGAACCAATAGGAGAAGAATGA
- the LOC107631053 gene encoding L-type lectin-domain containing receptor kinase IX.1-like, which yields MATTCHQCYHKSYLHLSFHVTLFTLVIYYHHHAQVEAEPLSFNYPDFSNPGYTLTLSGEAYQDNGVLQLTKFHTKDSLGRVVYSKLLHLTDFTTTFSFSTNTPNRSFYGDGITFFLAKPDFPLPDPRDGSGIGLMSRAQAGNSTYINQHPFVAVEFDTFSNDWDPPYAHVGVDVGSLHSICSRQWFQVWDERGYDVVVTYKSSTNNLSVTFTGYKDNITKIEQHLSCDEVNLREILTTEWVEFGFTSATGYAPGKDFSYEYHTLKSWSFNSTDLEAQHHKGRSKKGLIIGVTIGGACILGLLACLFSWKLMRGNSGLENADEVAMDRDFERRTGPRRFSYQELSRATSNFANGHKIGEGGFGGVYRGFLRDLNIHVAIKKVSQGSQQGVREYASEVKIISQLRHKNLVQLIGWCHEQNDLLLVYEYVENGSLDSYLFKGKGLLTWEVRYKIARGLASALLYLHEEWDHCVLHRDIKPSNVMLDSNFNAKLGDFGLARLMEHGTSSKTTDLAGTLGYLAPEAATRGKASKESDVFSFGVVILEIACGRKVIEQNKIENQIYLVDWVWELYGTGIVLEAGDPRLYGVFDKEEMERLMIVGLWCTHSNYVMRPKISEAARVLNHEAALPTLSSQEHDGSTLLSRIPAFSGNNQTQPSTSSSSVTAGSSQSGSATSQLISPSSKILHTR from the coding sequence ATGGCCACAACATGTCATCAGTGTTATCACAAAAGTTACTTGCATCTTTCTTTTCACGTAACATTGTTCACACTCGTGATATATTATCATCACCATGCACAAGTAGAGGCAGAACCCTTATCCTTCAACTACCCGGATTTCAGTAACCCGGGATACACCTTGACCCTTTCAGGAGAGGCCTATCAGGACAACGGAGTCCTCCAACTCACCAAGTTCCATACCAAAGATAGTCTCGGCAGAGTCGTCTACAGCAAACTACTACATCTCACAGACTTCACTACCACTTTCTCCTTTTCCACCAACACCCCAAATAGATCCTTTTACGGTGATGGGATCACCTTCTTTCTTGCAAAGCCAGATTTCCCACTTCCTGATCCTAGAGATGGCAGTGGAATTGGCCTCATGAGTCGTGCCCAAGCGGGTAACTCAACCTACATAAACCAACATCCATTTGTGGCCGTGGAATTTGATACCTTTTCCAATGACTGGGATCCTCCGTATGCCCACGTGGGTGTGGATGTTGGTTCTTTGCACAGTATTTGCTCTAGACAATGGTTCCAGGTTTGGGACGAAAGAGGATATGATGTTGTTGTCACTTACAAGTCTAGCACAAACAATTTGAGTGTCACCTTCACCGGGTATAAAGATAACATCACAAAAATTGAACAACACTTGTCTTGCGATGAAGTTAATCTGAGGGAAATCTTAACAACAGAATGGGTTGAATTTGGTTTCACTTCAGCAACAGGATATGCACCAGGGAAGGATTTTTCATACGAGTATCATACCCTTAAATCATGGTCCTTCAACTCTACGGACTTAGAGGCGCAACATCACAAGGGTAGAAGCAAGAAAGGTCTAATTATAGGAGTGACCATTGGCGGTGCATGTATTTTGGGGCTACTAGCTTGTCTTTTCAGTTGGAAACTGATGAGGGGGAATAGCGGCTTGGAGAATGCTGATGAGGTTGCTATGGACAGAGATTTTGAACGACGCACTGGTCCTAGGAGGTTCTCCTATCAAGAACTTTCTAGAGCAACTAGCAACTTTGCAAACGGACATAAAATTGGAGAGGGAGGTTTTGGTGGAGTTTACAGAGGATTCCTAAGAGACTTGAACATCCATGTTGCCATCAAGAAGGTTTCCCAGGGATCTCAACAAGGTGTGAGGGAGTATGCATCTGAAGTCAAGATCATTAGTCAACTGAGGCATAAGAATTTGGTTCAACTCATTGGTTGGTGTCACGAGCAGAATGATCTGCTACTGGTTTATGAGTATGTCGAAAATGGGAGCTTAGATTCTTATCTGTTCAAAGGTAAAGGCCTATTAACATGGGAAGTAAGATATAAGATTGCTAGAGGCTTGGCTTCAGCATTGTTATATTTACATGAAGAGTGGGACCATTGTGTGCTTCATAGGGACATCAAACCCAGCAATGTTATGTTGGATTCTAATTTCAATGCGAAGCTCGGAGATTTCGGGTTAGCAAGACTAATGGAGCACGGGACAAGTTCGAAAACAACGGATTTAGCAGGAACATTGGGATATCTAGCTCCTGAAGCTGCAACTAGAGGGAAGGCTAGTAAAGAATCTGATGTATTCAGTTTTGGAGTAGTTATTTTGGAGATAGCATGCGGAAGAAAAGTGAttgaacaaaataaaattgaaaatcaGATATACTTGGTGGATTGGGTTTGGGAACTGTATGGCACAGGTATTGTTCTAGAAGCAGGTGATCCAAGATTGTATGGTGTGTTTGATAAAGAAGAAATGGAGAGGTTAATGATTGTTGGCCTTTGGTGTACTCACTCTAATTACGTTATGAGGCCCAAGATTAGTGAAGCTGCTCGTGTGCTTAACCATGAAGCTGCATTGCCCACTCTGTCATCTCAAGAACATGATGGCTCTACGTTGCTCTCAAGGATTCCTGCTTTTTCTGGGAATAACCAAACACAGCCTTCTACTTCAAGTAGCTCTGTCACTGCTGGATCTTCACAATCGGGCAGTGCAACTTCACAACTCATTTCTCCATCGTCTAAGATATTGCACACACGCTAA
- the LOC107631051 gene encoding L-type lectin-domain containing receptor kinase IX.1 gives MVQYYCEKSFLLASFHVILVASIATISHAQEPLAFNYDQFADRGDTLYTSGDVYDDNGSLQLTEQKKDSFGRVTYYKQFHLWDNNTGKVTDFTTHFTFSINTPNKSYDGDGITFYLAQPSLPVPDPRDGSGIGLLSRDQLYTPNYTKEHPFVAVEFDTFSNDWDPPFDHVGIDIRDIRGTYTTQWFSSRDERGYDAVITYNSSSNNLSVAFTGYKDNVTKIEQHLSCEVNLRNVLPEWVEFGFTSATGFYFEYHTLSSWSFNTSLSTHEANDQNRSKKGLVIGLGAGAGVLICVLMLACFMGWKLRSRKRRDSFDVAMDRDFERGTGPRRFSYEELSRATNNFAKGHKIGEGGFGGVYKGFLRDLNIHVAIKRISQGSQQGVREYASEVKIISQLRHKNLVQLIGWCHQKNDLLLIYEFMENGSLDSYIFKGKSLLTWEVRYNIARGLASSLLYLHEEWEQCVLHRDIKPSNVMLDPNFNVKLGDFGLARLMDHGTESKTASLAGTMGYLAPEAATRGKASKESDVYSFGVVALEIACGRRIIEQNLIANQIHLVDWVWELYPTGNLQEAADPRLYGVFDKQEMERLMIVGLWCTLTDYTMRPTIRQVVLVLNSEVPLPTLPSQLHSSNYFVPRTSSASGNNQSHPSTSSNSSLTTASSQSSTTATSESSKLLGT, from the coding sequence aTGGTTCAGTACTATTGTGAAAAGAGTTTCTTGCTTGCTTCTTTTCATGTAATATTAGTTGCAAGTATTGCAACTATATCACATGCACAAGAACCACTGGCCTTCAACTACGATCAATTCGCCGACAGAGGAGATACCTTGTATACTTCCGGTGATGTCTATGATGATAATGGATCCCTTCAACTCACGGAGCAGAAGAAAGATAGCTTCGGCAGAGTCACATATTACAAACAGTTTCACCTTTGGGACAACAACACAGGCAAGGTCACAGATTTCACAACCCATTTCACTTTTTCCATCAACACCCCAAACAAATCCTACGATGGCGATGGCATCACCTTCTACCTAGCACAGCCCAGTTTGCCAGTCCCTGATCCAAGAGATGGCAGTGGCATTGGTCTCCTGAGCCGTGATCAACTCTATACTCCAAACTACACAAAAGAACATCCCTTTGTGGCAGTGGAATTTGACACTTTTTCCAATGATTGGGATCCTCCGTTTGACCATGTTGGTATTGATATAAGAGATATCAGGGGTACTTACACAACACAATGGTTCAGTAGCAGGGATGAGAGAGGTTATGATGCTGTTATCACTTACAATTCTAGTTCCAACAATCTGAGTGTGGCTTTCACAGGGTACAAGGATAATGTCACAAAAATTGAGCAGCACTTATCTTGTGAAGTTAATCTGAGAAATGTTCTGCCAGAATGGGTTGAGTTTGGATTCACTTCAGCAACGGGGTTCTACTTTGAGTATCACACCCTCAGCTCATGGTCCTTCAACACTAGTTTGAGCACTCATGAAGCAAATGACCAGAATAGAAGCAAGAAAGGCTTGGTGATAGGGCTAGGTGCTGGTGCAGGTGTTTTAATATGTGTTTTAATGCTGGCTTGTTTTATGGGATGGAAGCTGAGGAGCAGAAAAAGGAGAGACAGTTTTGATGTTGCTATGGACAGAGATTTTGAAAGAGGCACTGGACCCAGGAGGTTTTCTTATGAAGAACTTTCTAGAGCAACTAATAATTTTGCAAAGGGACATAAAATTGGAGAGGGAGGTTTTGGTGGAGTTTACAAAGGATTCTTAAGAGATTTGAACATCCATGTTGCCATTAAGAGGATATCTCAGGGATCACAACAAGGGGTGAGAGAGTATGCATCGGAAGTCAAGATTATTAGCCAACTGAGGCACAAGAATTTGGTTCAGCTCATTGGATGGTGTCACCAGAAGAATGACCTGCTGTTGATTTATGAGTTCATGGAAAATGGAAGCTTAGATTCCTATATATTCAAAGGTAAAAGCTTGTTGACATGGGAAGTAAGATATAACATTGCTAGAGGCTTGGCTTCATCTTTATTGTACTTGCATGAAGAGTGGGAACAATGTGTGCTTCATAGGGACATCAAACCCAGCAATGTTATGTTGGATCCTAATTTCAATGTGAAGCTTGGAGATTTCGGGTTAGCAAGACTGATGGACCACGGGACAGAATCGAAAACGGCGAGTTTAGCTGGAACAATGGGATATCTGGCTCCTGAAGCTGCCACACGAGGCAAGGCAAGCAAAGAGTCAGATGTGTACAGTTTTGGAGTTGTTGCATTGGAGATAGCTTGTGGAAGAAGGATCATTGAACAAAATCTAATCGCAAATCAGATCCACTTGGTGGATTGGGTTTGGGAACTGTATCCCACAGGTAATCTTCAAGAAGCAGCGGATCCAAGATTATATGGTGTTTTTGATAAACAAGAAATGGAGAGGTTAATGATTGTTGGACTTTGGTGTACTCTAACTGATTACACTATGAGGCCTACGATAAGGCAAGTGGTTCTTGTGCTTAACTCTGAAGTTCCATTGCCCACTCTCCCATCACAACTTCATTCTTCCAACTATTTCGTCCCAAGGACAAGTTCTGCTTCTGGAAATAACCAAAGCCATCCTTCAACTTCAAGCAATAGCTCTCTCACCACGGCGTCTTCACAGTCTAGCACCACTGCAACTTCAGAATCCTCTAAACTTCTAGGAACATGA
- the LOC107631052 gene encoding bark lectin, giving the protein MTSPEATFIILLALISNATPLAFNYKRFSDTINTLNIVGDVYQDNGALQLTEYKKDSLGRVTYYKPLHLWDNKTGKVTDFTTHFSFSINTPNKSYDGDGITFYLAEPNFPLPVPRDGSGIGLLSRYELSNPNYTNEHPFVAVEFDTFGNDWDPPYDHVGIDVKSIATAFTAEWFSSRDERGYDAVITYNAATNNLSVTFTGYKDNVTKINQNLWSKVDMRDVLPEWVEFGFTSATGLFYEYHTLFSWSFSSSLD; this is encoded by the coding sequence ATGACATCCCCAGAAGCAACATTCATAATCCTGTTGGCTCTTATATCTAATGCAACACCATTAGCATTCAACTACAAGCGATTCAGTGACACCATAAACACCTTAAACATTGTCGGAGATGTGTATCAAGATAACGGAGCCCTCCAACTCACTGAATACAAGAAAGACAGCCTCGGCAGAGTTACCTATTACAAACCTCTCCATCTTTGGGACAACAAAACCGGCAAGGTCACAGATTTCACCACCCATTTCAGCTTCTCCATCAACACTCCAAACAAATCCTACGATGGCGACGGCATCACCTTCTATCTAGCAGAGCCCAATTTCCCACTTCCAGTTCCAAGAGACGGTAGCGGCATTGGTCTCCTCAGCCGTTATGAGCTGAGTAATCCAAACTACACAAACGAACACCCGTTTGTGGCGGTGGAGTTTGACACCTTTGGCAACGATTGGGATCCTCCCTATGATCATGTTGGCATCGATGTTAAATCTATTGCCACTGCTTTCACTGCAGAATGGTTCAGTAGCAGGGATGAGAGAGGATATGATGCGGTTATCACTTACAATGCAGCTACCAACAATCTAAGCGTGACATTCACTGGGTACAAGGATAACGTGACAAAGATCAACCAGAATTTATGGAGTAAAGTGGATATGAGAGATGTGTTACCAGAATGGGTTGAATTTGGGTTCACTTCTGCAACTGGGTTGTTCTATGAGTATCATACTCTTTTCTCATGGTCCTTTAGTTCCAGTTTGGACTAG